DNA sequence from the Nocardia sp. BMG111209 genome:
CAAGATCGTCACCGCCTATCAGGCGGGTAAGCACGGGCAGGCGATCGTGGTGCCGAAGGATTCGCCCATCCACAGCCTGACCGAGCTGCGCGGCAAGAAGATCGCCGTCGCCAAGGGCAGTTCGGCGCACCACCATCTGCTCAGCGTGCTGACCAAGAACAACCTGTCGTTCAACGACATTCAGGCGCAGTACCTCCAGCCCGCCGACGCGCTCGCGGCACTGTCCACCGGCAAGGTGGACGCCTGGGCCATTTGGGACCCGTACACCGCGCAGGCGGAGCAGCAGATCGGCGCGCGGATCCTGGTGGACGGCGACGGTTACATCTCCGGCGACTCCTTCTACGTCGCCGGCACGAAAGCGCTGGGCGACAAGGCCAAGACGGCCGCGCTGCGCGATCTGATCCAGCGCATCTCCCGGGCCCACACCTGGGCCGTCGCCAACACCGCGGCCTGGGCACAGACCTTCTCGCAGACCTCCGGCCTGTCGCTGGACATCGCCACGGCCGCGGTCAAACGCCTGACCTTCCAGGATCATCCGATCGACGACCCCACCATCGCCGCGGAACAACAAGTGGCCGATGCGTTCTCGGACGCCGCGCTGATCCCGCACAAGGTGCGCATCACCGATTTCATCGACACCCGCTTCAACGACCTGTTCCCGAAGTCCTGAAAGGAGTATCCGGATGAGCCTGTCCTTCCACTGGTTCCTGCCCACCTACGGTGACTCCCGCAACCTGATGGCGGGTGGTCACGGCACCTCGATGGCCGGTGACCGGCCCGCGTCGCTGCGCTATCTCAACCAGGTCGCCGGCGCCGCCGAGGAGAACGGCTTCGAGGGTGTGCTGACGCCGACCGGCGCCTGGTGCGAGGACGCGTGGCTGTCCACCGCGATGCTGGTGGAGACCACCGAGACGCTGAAGTTCCTGGTGGCCTTCCGGCCCGGCATCATCAGTCCGGTGCTC
Encoded proteins:
- a CDS encoding ABC transporter substrate-binding protein, with product MITRRLFAALALTAIVATGCSSNDAKDAAVGSDGAVDLTKVTLNLGDQKGTGLQALLDAAGELKNTPYHISWSQYTSGPPMLEAINSGAVDFGGVGNAPPVFAAAANSDIKIVTAYQAGKHGQAIVVPKDSPIHSLTELRGKKIAVAKGSSAHHHLLSVLTKNNLSFNDIQAQYLQPADALAALSTGKVDAWAIWDPYTAQAEQQIGARILVDGDGYISGDSFYVAGTKALGDKAKTAALRDLIQRISRAHTWAVANTAAWAQTFSQTSGLSLDIATAAVKRLTFQDHPIDDPTIAAEQQVADAFSDAALIPHKVRITDFIDTRFNDLFPKS